The following proteins are co-located in the Vigna unguiculata cultivar IT97K-499-35 chromosome 9, ASM411807v1, whole genome shotgun sequence genome:
- the LOC114196306 gene encoding beta-galactosidase 7-like, whose protein sequence is MAQSFNIDVPWIMCQQSDAPQPMINTCNGWYCHDFKPNNPNSPKMWTENWVGWFKNWGGKDPHRTAEDVAYSVTRFFQTGGTFQNYYMYHGGTNFGRTAGGPYITTTYDYDAPLDEFGNIAQPKWGHLKELHKVLKSMENSLTNYLNVSEVDLGDSVKATVYVANDSSSCFLTNTNTTTDAIVTFRGNKYNVPAWSVSLLPDCQTEEYNTAKVNVQTSIMIKSKNKAEDEPTTLNWVWRAENVDDSLHGKGNFSTNGLIDQKIVASDTSDYLWYMTRLDLDQSDPVLSGNMSLRINGSGHVIHAFVNGEHIGSHWATYGIHSDEFEPKIKLKQGKNIISLLSVTVGLQNYGPNYDKWSTGLVGPISVIGKKDDETVVKDLSSNKWFYKVGLHGWDNKFFSEDSPYASDSKWESEYLTTNRMLTWYKTTFKAPLGSDPVVVDLQGMGKGFAWVNGHNIGRTWPSYDASEDGCSDDPCDYRGEYTDKKCVTNCGKPTQRWYHVPRSFIQDDVNTLVLFEEIGGNPSLVNFQTVVVGSVCGKTDEKKSLELSCYGRSISDIKFTSFGNPEGECGAFKHGSCESKNDVLSIVQNACVGKESCIIDVSEKTFGPTSCGDMVKRLAVEAVC, encoded by the exons ATGGCTCAGTCCTTCAACATTGATGTTCCATGGATCATGTGCCAACAATCTGATGCCCCTCAACCaatg ATCAATACTTGCAATGGTTGGTATTGTCACGACTTCAAGCCCAATAACCCTAACAGTCCTAAGATGTGGACTGAAAATTGGGTTGGCTG gTTCAAGAATTGGGGTGGTAAAGATCCACATAGAACTGCCGAAGATGTTGCCTATTCTGTGACTAGGTTTTTTCAAACAGGTGGCACATTCCAAAATTACTATATG tATCATGGTGGGACTAACTTTGGTAGAACAGCCGGAGGTCCATACATTACTACTACATATGATTACGATGCTCCTCTTGATGAATTCg gAAACATAGCCCAACCAAAATGGGGTCACCTCAAAGAACTTCACAAGGTTCTGAAATCAATGGAGAATAGTCTAACCAATTATTTAAACGTATCTGAAGTTGACTTGGGTGACTCTGTTAAG GCTACTGTATATGTCGCAAATGATTCATCAAGTTGCTTCTTGACCAACACCAACACAACCACCGATGCCATAGTAACATTTAGAGGAAACAAATATAATGTTCCTGCTTGGTCGGTTAGTCTTCTTCCTGATTGTCAAACTGAAGAGTATAACACAGCCAAG GTGAATGTTCAAACATCCAtcatgataaaaagtaaaaacaaagcAGAAGATGAACCAACGACTTTGAATTGGGTGTGGAGAGCTGAGAATGTTGATGATTCTCTCCATGGCAAAGGAAATTTCTCTACAAACGGGCTTATTGATCAAAAAATAGTTGCTTCTGATACCAGTGATTATCTTTGGTACATGACAAG ACTTGATCTCGATCAAAGTGATCCAGTTTTGTCGGGTAATATGTCTCTTAGGATTAATGGCAGTGGCCATGTAATTCATGCATTCGTTAATGGAGAACATATCG GCTCCCATTGGGCTACATATGGTATCCACAGTGATGAATTTGAGCCTAAGATTAAGTTGAAGCAAGGAAAGAACATTATCAGCCTCCTCAGTGTCACTGTTGGACTACAG AACTATGGACCAAACTATGATAAATGGAGCACCGGTCTTGTCGGGCCCATTAGTGTAATCGGCAAAAAAGATGATGAAACTGTGGTCAAAGATCTATCCTCAAACAAATGGTTTTACAAGGTTGGGTTGCATGGTTGGGACAACAAATTTTTCAGTGAGGACTCTCCTTATGCTTCTGATTCCAAATGGGAATCTGAGTACTTAACCACAAACAGAATGTTGACATGGTACAAG ACTACTTTTAAAGCTCCTCTTGGGTCAGATCCTGTGGTTGTGGATTTGCAAGGAATGGGGAAAGGGTTTGCTTGGGTGAATGGCCATAATATTGGTCGCACATGGCCTAGTTATGATGCAAGTGAGGATGGTTGCAGTGATGATCCTTGCGACTACCGTGGTGAATATACCGACAAAAAATGTGTTACCAATTGTGGCAAGCCCACACAAAGATG GTACCATGTCCCTCGATCCTTTATCCAAGATGATGTAAACACATTGGTTTTGTTTGAGGAAATTGGTGGCAATCCATCTCTGGTGAATTTTCAAACAGTTGTTGTTGGGTCTGTTTGTGGAAAGACTGATGAGAAGAAGAGTTTGGAATTGTCTTGTTATGGACGTTCCATTTCAGATATAAAGTTTACAAGTTTTGGCAATCCAGAAGGTGAATGTGGAGcatttaaacatggaagttgtgAAAGCAAAAATGATGTTTTGTCCATTGTacaaaat GCATGTGTGGGCAAGGAATCGTGCATCATTGATGTTTCAGAAAAAACTTTTGGACCAACAAGTTGTGGAGATATGGTGAAGAGGCTCGCGGTTGAGGCAGtttgttag
- the LOC114196308 gene encoding ethylene-responsive transcription factor ERF017, whose product MVKPGGVEKATEERTNTSYRGVRKRKWGKYVSEIRLPNSRQRIWLGSYDSAEKAARAFDAAMFCLRGSGAKFNFPNDPPNIAGGRTMTRPQIQIAAARFANSEPQKECSGQQHVESLASDEETASFRLESSSSPPLSDVSVQNDPIFQNGSFPDPFSDLGSSSFAPEFSDFPCYDDFSRDFFMPGLPSFDDGEENVDGMIVQGPLWNF is encoded by the coding sequence ATGGTGAAGCCTGGTGGCGTGGAAAAAGCTACGGAGGAGCGAACCAATACGTCGTACAGGGGAGTACGGAAGAGGAAGTGGGGAAAATACGTGTCGGAAATTAGGCTTCCCAACAGCCGTCAAAGGATTTGGTTGGGTTCCTACGACAGCGCCGAGAAGGCGGCGCGCGCTTTCGACGCGGCCATGTTCTGCTTACGTGGCAGCGGCGCCAAATTTAACTTCCCGAATGACCCGCCCAACATCGCCGGGGGGAGGACCATGACCCGCCCTCAGATTCAGATAGCCGCGGCTCGTTTCGCCAATTCGGAGCCCCAGAAAGAGTGTTCGGGTCAGCAACACGTGGAGTCTTTAGCTTCGGACGAGGAAACGGCGTCGTTCAGGTTGGAGTCGTCGTCGTCTCCTCCTCTCTCCGACGTGTCGGTTCAGAACGACCCCATATTCCAAAACGGGTCATTTCCCGATCCGTTTTCGGATCTCGGGTCGAGCAGTTTCGCCCCCGAGTTCTCCGATTTTCCGTGTTATGACGATTTCAGCCGCGATTTCTTCATGCCGGGGCTTCCGAGTTTCGATGACGGAGAAGAGAACGTGGACGGGATGATAGTTCAGGGCCCGTTGTGGAACTTCTAA
- the LOC114162705 gene encoding LOW QUALITY PROTEIN: beta-galactosidase 15 (The sequence of the model RefSeq protein was modified relative to this genomic sequence to represent the inferred CDS: deleted 2 bases in 1 codon), with product MAPLKVFVFTCFLSLLFYIINGVEVSHDGRAIKIDGKRRVLISGSIHYPRSTPGMWPDLIKKAKEGGLDAIETYVFWNAHEAVRREYDFNGRNDLIRFLKTIHDEGLYAVLRIGPYVCAEWDYGGIPVWVYNLPGVEIRTSNQVYMNEMKNFTILIVDMVRKEKLFASQGGPIIISQIENEYGNVMSSYGDAGKAYIDWCAN from the exons ATGGCTCCTCTGAAAGTTTTTGTGTTCACTTGTTTTCTAAGTTTGTTGTTTTACATCATTAATGGTGTTGAAGTGAGTCATGATGGAAGAGCCATAAAAATCGATGGGAAAAGGAGGGTGTTGATATCTGGATCAATTCACTACCCTAGAAGCACACCAGGG ATGTGGCCTGATTTGAtaaagaaagcaaaagaaggAGGGTTAGATGCTATTGAAACATACGTGTTTTGGAATGCACATGAAGCTGTTCGTCGTGAATATGATTTCAATGGCAGAAACGATCTAATTaggtttttgaaaacaattcatGACGAAGGTCTTTATGCTGTTCTTCGTATTGGTCCTTATGTCTGTGCCGAATGGGATTATGG AGGGATTCCTGTGTGGGTTTATAATCTGCCTGGTGTAGAGATTCGGACGTCAAATCAAGTATACATG aatgaaatgaaaaatttcaCTATT CTCATCGTGGACATGGTCAGAAAAGAGAAACTATTCGCCTCTCAAGGAGGTCCTATAATTATTTCTCAG attgaGAATGAATATGGGAATGTGATGTCGAGTTATGGGGATGCTGGAAAAGCTTATATAGATTGGTGTGCAAAT